The Humulus lupulus chromosome 7, drHumLupu1.1, whole genome shotgun sequence region aaccccgttgtgacactccggctaaccgctccccaggactgtctcggatcatgctgtacatgcatatcacatatatatacaacatttatcacacttatgcccctaatatccagacggggcccacatgcacatttaactcaattaaacatgcatcataatcatatatacacataaattcacatataagcacattaacccacttattgccctccaagtacactaatcaaggcccctaagcctgattagcaaattcgggtcgttacaagaaTCATTTTTTTAAGGGCAACTACAACTTAGTGATGAAATTGAAGAAGATGTTCTTGAATACTACTTGAGTGATCATCGTGAGAAGCTTGATCATGCCTTTGATATTCTACAATGGTTGAAGCAGAATGGATTCAAGTATCCAATAGTTGTGCGTATGGCAAAAGATGTATTGGTTGTCCAGATGTCTACAGTAGCATCTGGATTAGCTTTTTCTACTGGGGAAGAATCCTAGATTCATTTAGGAGTTCCTTATCCCTAAGGATGGTGGAGGCTTTGATTTATTGTAAAAATTGGTATACTTGTGAGTTTGAAGAGCTTGTTGTGCTTCGACAATACATGATTGAGATTGATGGTTTAGAGGCATGTGAATGTCTTTACATGCTAGCGTGGACAATTGATTTGGCACTTGGATCCACGAGGAGGTAAACCAGATGTGATGAGCTACCTTGCAGAAAAGGAATAAATGATCTGCTGTTTTTGGCTGTTGGGATGGCATTAGAGACCGCCACCCCACCAGAGACACTTATGCTGCTCATGGATCTTGGCTGTCCATAATTTTCCCTGACATGTCATGGTTGTTTATGCCCCTTCAATCACTTAGAAACAAATAAGCTGATTTTTTTTAGAAGTTCCCATTGCTATTCAGGATCTAGCGCCATTTGTCTTCATTTAGCATAttgattctcaccattttacagATTTCTACCACGTCGCACTGGAAGGCTAAGTTTAGCTTGGGAATGTTCCATTGCCAATTGGGGAGAAGAAATTCTGCCACATAGAAAACTCCTCTTGCAGGACTCACCCTTAGAATATTACAGTATAAAGAAGAAAGATCAGTTATAAGTTGCCAACCCCATTTGGCGATCAATGTTGAGTTCATATCAGTAGTAAGATGGAAGCCCAAGCTATAAGATTAAAACCCTCACTTGACTCTTTGTGCCCACCAAAATGATATGATTTTAGCATCAATCTTATGGGAGATAGATTTGGGGAATACCACAGTGTAGCACAGGAGGGGAGGCCTTGTATTCTTTCAAGAAGAAATTAGGCAAAGGGGAATATCATAGTGTGCATAGCATATAtgttaattatttgtaattttaaaattattattagatTTAAAAAATGGcgaaaatgatttattttttaacaattttaATGTTTTTGTACTTATCACCACAAATAATTATTTTGGTATTTATTCGTAAGTAAACACAAAATTTTGGTATTTTGATCGTAAATATCCTGGTCAAAAGTTAGACTTAACTATTGATACCTACGtatgcaagaaaaaaaaaatgttttggcACTTTTACTACCAAAAAAATGTAGTATTTAGATGTAAGTAAACACAAAATTTAAGTATTTTAACGATGAATTtccccaaaaaaaaaatattcaaagaaCTTACTTTCTCACCTTTctatattattatttatgttcATTCTAATTTGTTTAATAATCTTCTATATCcatattttatttattcatatttatatgtaataataattttaatatttttttaaaaattgataaACTAATTTTATTGAATATTTATATGTAAATGTGTTGAGTGGGGATGTGTTAAAAAATACAGTTTATGGTTTAAAATTATATAATGATATTGTGTCAATTTACATAAAGTTATATTACTAAGGGTGTGCTTGACTGTGCACTGCCTAATAATTATATTCCCTATATTTTTCATATTAGGTCATGATTTGTACaccattttataaaaaataaataaaattgtgtatCTCATATATTAAGATTGTGGAATTAAAGTTTTTAAatgataaatttgaattttcttaataaataattaaacaaaaacataaatgtTTAATATCATctcatattttaataaaaaattaatttgaaaatgaagtatatttataaaattttaaggtgcaagaggagagagagaaaaaagaaaagaaaagaaaatgtaggCTAATAAAAgcattttctcttttaaaaatgaAATGTTACTTTAAATGAAAGTTGAGTACTTGAGTGTGTGGACCATTACCCTAAAAAAAAGTGTATGGACCATCGTCTTCTAAAGTATTGTAGGTGGTGGCAAGTGGCCACTGGCCACTGGCCATAGCTAGAAATATTACTTCTACGTCTTTTGTGGATCCAAACTTGGCCATGAAAGATCAACAAAGGTATCTAAGAATAtattaattgtttaaattataaCAAAACTAAAACCCATTACTATAACAGCCTTTGGAAAAATGAAGTGTATTTACAAAGGTTTCTTTATCAAATAATTAGGGGTGTGTGTGTGATTCACTATCCAAAGTCTTATCTTCATTAAAACAATAAATGTCATATATATTAGACTAAGCTAGACTTAAAGATATAATTGACCCTTTTGAGAGTGACTAATCAGATAAAAGACTTGAAATATAATTATACACCTGTAAGCTGTATCCCATATGATGATCTTCTTCTCACATTCATATAGGATATAATAATTAACAAATATGAAGCTGTAGACTCATTATATCGACACATACAAAGGCATAATAAGTAGTGTAATATAAGTAAAAGAATTCAGTACaagacaacatatatatatatataattttaccaTCATAATAAAATTTGCAAATAAAAAAATCCACAAGGGTTTAACTTTTTACATCTTAAATTAATTACTAGTACAGTGGAAAAAAGAACTCCATTTGAGATTTAACTTGATTACTAGTGAACAATAATGTACACTAAGTTAAAACAAATTATTATGCTATTGCTTCTACTCAAAGCCATTTGAAGATTAAGCCCCCATGAGCAGCAAAGAATGGAGCAAACACCAATGACTCTACTGCCATAAGTTTGATGAGAATATTGAGTGAAGGACCAGAAGTGTCCTTAAGGGGATCCCCAATTGTGTCCCCTATTACAGCTGCCTTGTGGGGATCTGACCCCTTGGGCCCTAATGCTTTTGCATGCTCAGAAACTCCTGCCTGAAAAGTTACATAAAAATCTTCACACTTAATCACATGCACAACTAAAATCATGGTAAGAAAAAAACTATGTTACAAGAACCAAAAACTTTACCTCTATGTATTTCTTTGCATTATCCCAAGCCCCACCTGTGTTTGAAGCTGAGATAGCAACCTGAGAGGAAAATCATATTATACAAAACCAAATATTAACTGGGAATAAGAGAAACTTTTAAGATATTTGAGTTTTGGTAATGTAATGCTGCTTATGTCAGGAGTACCTGGACACCAGAAACGAGTGAACCAGCAAGAATTCCAGCCAAAGTTTCAACTCCAAAGAAGGTACCAGCAATGAGAGGTGTGAGCATAACCAAGGCGCCAGGTGGTATCATCTCCCTGAGTGAGGCATCAGTGGAAATCTTTACACATGTGGCGTAGTCTGGTTTTGCTGTGCCTTCCATGAGCCCTGGAATTGTATTGAATTGTCGACGAACTTCTTCGACCATCTTGAGTGCTGCGCTCCCTACACTCTTCATTGTCATGGCTGAGAACCAATATGGAAGCATGGCCCCAACAATCAGTCCTATAAAAACTTTTGGGGTCAAGACATCAACAGACTTTATGCCTGCTCTGCTCACATAGGCTCCGAACAAGGCAAGTGAAACAAGAGCAGCCGATCCAATAGCAAATCCCTGAAAAGGAAAACAACATGATTATAATATACTTCTTGGTTATGTATGATTGAGTTTTTGTTGCAGTTACTATTAACAGTACAAGAAGCTTTAATGCCCTTGtcctaagaaggagaagaagTCTTCATTAGTCACCTTGCCAATAGCAGCAGTAGTGTTGCCAGCAGCATCAAGAGCATCCGTTCTTTCACGTATCTCATGGCTCATTCCAGCCATTTCGGCAATTCCTCCAGCATTGTCACTTATGGGGCCATAAGCATCTATTGCAAGACCAGTGGCAATGGTGCTGAGCATTCCCAGTGCAGCCACAGCAATTCCATACATGGCAGCCAAGCTAAAGCTCACATAAATGGCAATTGCAATTGCAAATATGGGGATTATCACAGATTTGTATCCAAGTGCCAAGCCGAAGATCACATTTGTCGCGGCACCAGTCCTGCATGAGTCTGCCACGTCTTGCACTGGACTGCAAGATCAACATGGAAATTTGCATTGTTATTATTGTAAGTGAGGGAAACAACAAATGAACATGTTAAAAGACCACGAAGAAGATGATGAACCTGTATGCATTGCTGGTATAGTACTCTGTAATATATCCAATAACAAGGCCAGCCCACAAGCCAATTGAAACGCAGGAGAAAAGATGCCTTCATTCCCATGTGATTCAAATAACAAGATCAGATGGTTGTGGAAAAATAAATGAGTCATAGTAACTTCGGTGATAGGAGCAGGGGAATTTGCTTACCAGTTCTTGACCGTTTTAGTGGCTCCGAAGTTAAAGAGAGTGAATTCCGATGGCAAGGCAACAAAGGTAACAGCTGCAATCCCAGCAGTCATCAGTACAGTTGAGATAAGAAGTTGTCGTTTCAAGGACGGTTCAATCTCGCTCACGTTCTTTATTTCAAGCAGATCAGTTGCAAAAAGTGTTGTTATCAAGCAAACGACAATCCCCATTGAGCTTATGATCAGAGGGTAAGACATGGCTACATAGTCATGGCTGATGCCAAAGGAAGATATTGATGCAACAAAGAGTGCAGCACAAGATGACTCGGCATATGATCCAAACAGATCAGATCCCATTCCTGCTATGTCTCCTACATTGTCACCCACATTGTCTGCAATAACCTGAAATAAGAGATCATGAACAATAAAGTGTCATTAAAGAGCCTCAAAGTGCTATAAAAAAAAGTCAACAATAgataaaagtgaagaaaaattaCAGCCGGGTTCCGTGGATCATCTTCAGGGATGTTTCTTTCAACCTTTCCAACAAGATCAGCTCCAACATCAGCTGCTTTTGTGTATATGCCACCACCAACTCTTCCAAAGAGTGCCATTGAAGAGCCTCCAAGTCCATAACCGGTAATGGACTCATATAGTCCCTCCCAGTCATCTCCATAATACAACTTAAACAAATGGATCGAGACAAAAAGCACCAAAAGCCCATTTGCAGCAAGAAGGAAACCCATCACAGCACCAGACCGGAAAGCTGTTGTGAAAGCCTTCCCAACACCTTTCCTGGCTTCAAGAGTGGTTCTAGCATTTGCATAAGTTGCAATTTTCATGCCAAGGAAACCCGAAAGGACTGATGTAAGCGCGCCAAGTAAAAAGGCAACTGTGGTAAAGAAGGCATTGGCTAAGGCTGGTTTACATGTGCTTCCTGTGTTGTAGGTGCAAGGTTCGTTTTTGGTGCTGAATCCCTTTACAGAACCAAGGAAGAGGAAGATAATAACACCAAAGACTCCCATGAAAACACCAAGATATTTATACTGGGTGAAAAGGAAAGAAGTAGCACCTGAAAATATCATTATATTGAAGTAAGATTACTTGGAAAATTCTCAACAAGTTATCAAGAAGTATTAACATGATCAAAGAAATTACAATGAGTTTGGAATCCCAGTTTAAGCACTGCAGTTGTGAAGATGCATCAATGTGTAAATGTTCATTTCGATTCTTGTTCATTAACATCTTGTATAGAATCAAACAAACTTTGTTTCTCCGCATGGCTCTAATGCAATTAGATACTAAATCAGATACTGGTAATTGCTTTTTGGAACTACTGTCATCTGTGATTCGGAATGAAATAACAAGGTTGTACTGGTATTACTTTTTGGAATCATTAATATCAGACCAGAAACCAAAATAGAGAAGCGTTTTCTCTTTAAAATAGAATGTGAACTCTACATTTTCAAAAGTGAATGGGGTAACTCAGTTATCATAATTCTGTGTATCCATTTATTGATACTTCAAAATGGAGGGGTCACAGAGTTACAATATACCATTGAGCTATAGATATGTAATCAGTCTACTTAAGCAATATTAATGAGTACCTTTTAAATCTTGGATTTAGTATTAACTATCAGGAACCAAATGGAATCTGAAGCCCTTAAACTCACACAGGGAAGATGATTAAAAGGGCTTTTACTGAAAAGTAATACCATTATGATCACCTAGTTGTACTCAAAATTTACCCGGAAAAAGAGCTCATAAAGCACTGGTTAAATGTTTTTACATATTTCAATTAGTTCGGATAttgtatataatattttattatattaatacaaATAGGACCAGATGAGAGCATAAACAAAACAGCTAATAGAATAATATAAAATCTATATATGTTCATTGCAAAGGAAACAACACACACAAAATAAAGCAATTTCTTCATCATTGAAAAAGCAAACCCAAAAGAGAGAGCAAAATTAACATAAAccaaatattaattttgaaaagaaataaCTAATCATATTATATTTTAGTTTGCACAATATAAACTCACCAGTCCACACATTCAAATACATACACACAGACACTTACTGAACAAAAGGTATATAAGCAAAATATGAAGCCAAAAAACATCAAAGCAAAcaagaagagagaaagagagcataCCAACAGAGATAGCATTCTGAATTTCAGCACACTTAATGGAAACCTCATGATTATCAATACCCTCTTCTTGATCTTCTTCAATAAGCCTATCTTTATAGCCATTGTGTTCACCACCATAGGCAGGAGAGACTTTAACCTTGGAGACCAAAAACCACTGAAGCAGAGCAAACCCAATTCCAACTAAGGCAGATACAGGAATCACAACCTGTGTGAGGCCCTCACTAAGCAAACCCATTTTCCCAAACAAGATTTTCCCTTCCAGATGGCCAAGAACAGAGTATGTGCAGAGACAGAGAAGGCGGGGAATTATTATATACCCAAGAAAGATATACTTTAACACGTTAGTGTCAAAGACTTTGCTTTAAAAAGATGAAGGCTAATTACTATTTATAACTAATAACTGTTCACATTTTAATTAGACACTAAGtcttgattttttgtgttttacAATTGACttgcttaaaaaaaataattctttttatctttttatttatgaatatgttttgttttgtGCTCAATAAGAGGAAATCAATTGTGAATTCTTTAGTGTTTAAAATAAGTTAGTGGGCTTGGATTGTTTTCTTTTGCATGGCCATTTGGAATTAATATGAAACTAGTAGGTTTGAAAGTCAGGTTGGACTTGGGGAAGATTCTTCTATTATAGACAACATTGGATTTCATTAAACTGGTTGTTTTGATTAGCTGGTATTTGTATATTTCAGGGGGTCTTTATCTTGATCCCATTGGGCTGTAACATATTTTTACTTCATTAATGGATATGAGAAGTTTATCTAAAAACTAAGGCAAGTGGATAAAGAAAAATCTAGTGACTTACTTTTGTATATTTAACCAATAAgctaaattttaaaaataatgataaaGAAGACAAAAATGTTGAGTTCTAGAATCGGTTCTATAATTATCCAGGGTAAAAAAGGGTTAAATACATGGACCAACTGAACAAATCATACTTAGACCATTCCAATTTTTACTACTACTTTTTGGTTTAACATTATAGTAATAATAACACATGAAGTCAAACG contains the following coding sequences:
- the LOC133788406 gene encoding pyrophosphate-energized vacuolar membrane proton pump-like, whose amino-acid sequence is MGLLSEGLTQVVIPVSALVGIGFALLQWFLVSKVKVSPAYGGEHNGYKDRLIEEDQEEGIDNHEVSIKCAEIQNAISVGATSFLFTQYKYLGVFMGVFGVIIFLFLGSVKGFSTKNEPCTYNTGSTCKPALANAFFTTVAFLLGALTSVLSGFLGMKIATYANARTTLEARKGVGKAFTTAFRSGAVMGFLLAANGLLVLFVSIHLFKLYYGDDWEGLYESITGYGLGGSSMALFGRVGGGIYTKAADVGADLVGKVERNIPEDDPRNPAVIADNVGDNVGDIAGMGSDLFGSYAESSCAALFVASISSFGISHDYVAMSYPLIISSMGIVVCLITTLFATDLLEIKNVSEIEPSLKRQLLISTVLMTAGIAAVTFVALPSEFTLFNFGATKTVKNWHLFSCVSIGLWAGLVIGYITEYYTSNAYSPVQDVADSCRTGAATNVIFGLALGYKSVIIPIFAIAIAIYVSFSLAAMYGIAVAALGMLSTIATGLAIDAYGPISDNAGGIAEMAGMSHEIRERTDALDAAGNTTAAIGKGFAIGSAALVSLALFGAYVSRAGIKSVDVLTPKVFIGLIVGAMLPYWFSAMTMKSVGSAALKMVEEVRRQFNTIPGLMEGTAKPDYATCVKISTDASLREMIPPGALVMLTPLIAGTFFGVETLAGILAGSLVSGVQVAISASNTGGAWDNAKKYIEAGVSEHAKALGPKGSDPHKAAVIGDTIGDPLKDTSGPSLNILIKLMAVESLVFAPFFAAHGGLIFKWL